The DNA region GCTCGAGCACGCGTGGCGTGAGCGAGAACGCCCGGTTGCCGCCCGTGATGCCGCCGTTTCCCGCACCGGGCAGCCCGCGGACGTAGCCGAGCGTCTCGAGGGTGAGCAGGAACCGGCGCGCGGCGGCGCGGGTGATCCCGGCGCGCCGCGCGACCTCGCTGAGCGTCAGCTCGGCGTGATCGGCGTCGAACGCGCGGATCACGGACAGACCGCGGGCCAGGGACTGCACGAAATCGCCGGAGTCCGGAGTGCTCATACGCTCGCCCTGTCCCTCCGCCGGCGATCGTGCCGCCCGCTGCTCATGCTCGAGTCGGCCGCTGCGCGCGGTGCCGCCGCGCGCAGCCGGTTCACCGCTCCAGGACGACCGCGAGTCCCTGACCGACGCCGATGCAGATCGCGGCGACCGCGACCCCACCGCCGCGGCGGGCCAGCTCGTGCGCGGCGTGCCCGATGATCCGGCCGCCCGAGGCGCCCAGGGGGTGGCCGATCGCCAGCGCGCCGCCGTGGATGTTGACCCGCTCGGGGTCGAGGTCCGGCCAGCCCTGGATGTCGGCGAGCGACTGCGACGCGAACGCCTCGTTCAGCTCGACGAAGTCGACATCCGCCCACGTCCGGCCCGCCCGAGCGAGGGCCTTGTTGGCGGCCTCGATCGGCGCGAGCGGGAACTGGTCGGGATCCACGCCGTGGGAGGCGCGCCCGGCGATGCGCGCCAGGGGCTCGCCCGGCAGCACGCCGTCGCCGGCGAGCAGCACCGCGGAGGCGCCGTCGTTGATCGGCGAGGAGTTGCCCGCGGTCACCGTTCCGCTGCCATCCTGGGCGAATAGGGGCTTCAGGCCCGCGAGCTTCTCGACGCTGGAGTCGTCACGGATGCCCTCGTCGCGGGCCAGTTCGGCGCCGGGAACCTGCACGATCTCGCCGTCGTAGATGCCGGCGGCCCACGCCGCGGCCGCGAGACGGTGCGAACGCGCGGCGAACTCGTCCTGCGCCTCGCGGGTCAGCCCGACCTGGCGGGCGACCTTCTCGGCGGACTCGCCGTTGCTGATCGTCCAGTCCTTGCGCAGCGCAGGGTTGGTCATCCGCCACCCGATCGAGGTGTTCCACATCGTCGGGTTGCCCACCGCGGGCCACGGCTTGGCCGATTTCTCCACCACGAACGGGGCGCGGCTCATCGACTCCACGCCGCCGGCGAGGATGATGTCCGCATCGCCGGACTCGATCGCCCGCGAGCCCTGGATGACCGCTTCGACCGAAGATGCGCACAGCCGGTTGACCGTGACACCGGTCACGCTCGAGGGGAACCCGGCGAGCAGCGCTCCGAAACGAGCGACGTTGCGGTTGTCCTCGCCGGCCTGGTTGGCATCGCCGAAGATGACGTCCTCGATCCGGGCCGGGTCGATGCCGGTACGCTCGACGATCGCGCGCATCACCACGGCGGCGAGGTCGTCCGGACGTACACCCGCGAGGGCGCCTCCGGCCCGCCCGAACGGAGTGCGGACGGCGTCGTACACATAGCTGCTCGTCATGTCAGTTCTCCTTCTGGGATGCCTCGGCCGAGGCCTCGGCCAGCGTCAGGCCGGTGAGCTCGGCGAGCGAGGCGACGGTGTTCTCCCCGAACGCCTCGCGCACGGCGAACCCGTCGGCGGTGACGTCGAAGATGGCGTGGTCGGTGTAGACGCGGGTCACGCACCCCACCCCCGTGAGCGGGTACGTGCACTCGGCGACGAGTTTGGACTCGCCCGTCTTGGTCAGCAGGTCGGTCATCACGTAGACGGCCTTCGCGCCGATCGCGAGGTCCATGGCGCCGCCGACGGCCGGGATGGCTCCGGGTGCGCCGGTGGACCAGTTCGCGAGGTCGCCGGTCTGGCTCACCTGGAACGCTCCCAGGACGCAGACGTCCAAGTGGCCGCCGCGCATCATCGCGAACGAGTCGGCGTGGTGGAAGTACGCGGCTCCGGGCAGCGCGGTGACAGCCTGCTTGCCGGCGTTGATCAGGTCCGGGTCCACGTGCGCGGCGTCCGGTGCCGGGCCCATCCCGAGCAGCCCGTTCTCGGTGTGCAGGATGATCTCCTGGTCATCGGGCAGGAAATTGGCCACGAGCGTGGGCGCCCCGATGCCGAGGTTCACGTACGAGCCCTCGTGGATGTCGGCCGCGATGCGCTGCGCGAGCTCGTTGCGGGTGATCTGGGTGCTCATCGTTCTGCTCCGTTCACTGCGTCGGCCGACGCATCGGCGATCGGCTCGCCCTCCAGGTCGACGCCGCCGACGAAGGCGCCGTCGTCGAGCCAGAGCCGCTCGCCCACCGCCACGACGCGGTCGACGTAGATGCCGGGGGTGACCACCGCTTCGGGATCGAGGGATCCGAGGGAGACGACCTCATCGACCTGAACGATGGTCGTGGTCGCGGCCGATGCCATGATCGGCCCGAAGTTGCGTGCCGTCTTTCGGTAGATCAGATTCCCCCAGCGATCGGCCTTCAGCGCACTGACCAGGGCGAAGTCGGCGCGGATGGGGTACTCCAGGACGTAGGCGCGTCCGTCGATGGTCCGCGCCTCCTTGCCCTCGGCCAGCTCGGTGCCGACGCCGGTGGGCGAGAAGAAGCCGCCGATCCCGGCGCCGGCGGCGCGGATCCGCTCGGCGAGGTTGCCTTGCGGGACGATCTCGAGTTCGATCTCGCCCGCGCGGTACAACCCGTCGAAGACCCACGAGTCGTGCTGTCGCGGGAAGGAGCAGATGATCTTGCGGACGCGCCTGGCCGCGAGCAGGGCCGCCAGACCGGTGTCGCCGTTGCCGGCGTTGTTGTTCACGATCGTCAGGTCCCCCGCGCCCGAGGCGATGAGCGCGTCGATCAGCTCGACCGGCTGGCCGGCCCGGCCGAAGCCGCCGATCATGATGGTCGCTCCGTCAGGGATGCCGGAGACCGCGGTCTCGGCATCCGGAACCGTTTTGTCGATCACATGAACTCCTGGTGTTCGCTGTGCGCACGCGTGTGCGCTCTACGTCTATTATAGCGCGGCGGGCTTCCGCTGTCACGGGTGCCGGGCCGGCGGCGACGGCGGGGCGGGCGTGTGCGTGCCGGCGGTGCGGGTATCGGCAGCGTGCCGGGACGTCGGGGGCGGGCGGGCGACGGGCGGGAGCGTCAGGGCTCGAGGGTGAGTGCAGCCGGGATGGGGACGATATCCTCCCGCAGCTGGATGATCTGCCTCGCGTGCTGGGCGATGCGCACGTCCTCGTCCGACGTGGGCGTCCACTGCCGCACCGGCAGCGCTCGTCCCGAGCGGCCGGGCACGACGAACACGCTCATGCACTGGGTGGTCAGGGACAGCTCGGCCGGCCGACGGGGGTCCGCGCTGGAGACGCGCACGTTGATGTGCATGCTGTGCTCGCCGGTGTACATGAGGCGGGCGTCCACGACCACGAGATCGCCGATGCGGACGGGCGCGAAGAAATGGATGCCGCCGGAATAGACCCCGATCGCTTCGCTGGCCCCGTCACCGTCCTGCGCCCACGCCGCGGCGCACGCGTAGGCGGCCTCGTCGATCCAGCGCATGACCGTGCCGCCGTGTGCGTTGCCGCCCCAGTTCACGGCCTCCGGGGGCACGAGGAACCGCAACGTCGTGCGCGGAGCACGACCGGCCTCGGTGTATTCCTCGTCGAGCATGAGGCGCTTGATCTGGTCGCGGGCCGGCATCCGCTCGAGCGCGGCGGCGGCGAGCCGACGATCGGAGGGCGACGTGGGGACCCACTCCGGCACAGTCGCCGCGGTGCCGTCGGCTCCCTTGGCGACGAAGATCAGGATGCACGTGGTCGCCGGTGTGTACGCGTGGACATTGACGTCGCTGGAGGAGACGGTCACGACGACGTGCATGCTCGTTCGGCCGGTGTGCACGAGGCGAGCCACGACCTCGATGATGCTTCCCGGCGGAATGGGCCGCTGATGACGCACGTTGCCGACGTAGGCCGTCACGCAGTACGTCCCCGCCCAGCCCACCGCGCAGGCGTAGCCGGCCTTGTCGATCCACTCCATGACGCTGCCGGCGGCGACCGAACGTCCGCCCGCCGCCGTGTCGCCGGGCTCGCTCATGAACCGCAGCGTGACGCGGTCATCCCGTGCGGCAGCGGCGGTGACGGGGAGCGCGGAGTCCGAGGGGGGCACGGCGCCAGCATAGGCCGAGAGGAACGCCGCGGGTGCGGCTGCGGGCTGCGCGGGCACGCGGCTGGCCGGGTGAGTGCGGTGTGCGGCTACGGGCGGGCAGGGTGACGCGGCTGGCTGCCCGAGTGGGTATGGCACGCTGGGCGCATGGCCAACTCGCCGTCGGGTGACTCGCTCACCGAGCGCATCGTCCGCATCCTCGAGACGTTCTCGGCGGAGCGCACCGTCCAGACGGCCGCGGAGATCGGGCGCCGTGCTGGACTGCCGTCATCCACTGCGCATCGGCAGGTGGACGCGCTGGTGGCGGCCGGCCTGCTGGAACGCGACGACGATGCCCGCGTACGTCTGGGCATGCGGCTGTGGGAGCTGGCGCTTCGCGGCTCCGAGGCCCTGCGGCTGCGCCAGGCAGCGATGCCCTTCATGGAGCGCGTGCAGGCGGCGATCCGCGAGCACACGCAGCTGGCCGTGCTCGAGCAGGACGAGGCGCTGTTCCTCGAGCGGCTCTCGTCTCCGGATTCCGGAGCCAACATCACGCGGATCGCCGGGCGCCTCCCGCTGCACGCGTCCTCGTCCGGACTCGTGCTGCTCGCGTTCGGCCCCACCGAGCTTCAGGAGCGGGTGCTCGCGGCTCCCCTGTCGCGCGTGTCCGCCGAGACGATCACGGATGCCGCGGCCCTGCGCCGCACGCTCGCCGATGTGCGGCGACAGGGGTACGTGATCGCGCCCGGCTCGATCGAGGCTGTCTCGACCGGAGTCGCCGTCCCGGTGCGCGACGGCGCGGGAACGGTTCTGGCGGCACTGTCCGTGGTGCTCCCCCGCGATGCCCCCACCGCCGCGGCACTCGAAGAGCTCCGCGCCGCCGCGGCCGGCATCCGCTCCGCCCTCGCGGCCGACCGGCGCTGACCCGCGGCCGGCTCGCCCGCTCGTTCGCCCGCTCTCCCGTTCACTCGCCCTCTCTTGTTCCCTCCCTCTCTCGTTCCCTCCCCCTCTTGTTCACTTGCCCTGGATGTACGCGAAACGCCGCGCGCGCCGTGCATCCACGACCACCGAATCGGGGTCGTGATCGAGGCGGGGCGCGAAGGACACAGCATCCCGTTCAACGGGAATGCATGCCGTTCGGAGGCGGTGACCGGTCACACTGGGGCGAGGCATCCCATGCGATCCCATCCACCGTCAGAGGAGACGACATGACCGACCCCGTCCGCACCCGCGTCGCCATCATCGGTGCCGGCCCGGCCGGCCTGCTGCTCTCGCACCTGCTCGCGGACGCCGGCATCGACTCGATCGTGCTCGACTCGCGATCGCGGGAAGAGATCGAGACCACCATCCGCGCCGGCATCCTCGAGCAGGGGACCGTCGAGATCCTCGACGAGTCGGGTGCCTCGGATCGCGTGCGCACGGTCGGGCACCGCCACGACGGCATCGAGCTGCGCTTCGCCGGCGAGGGGCACCGGATCGACTTCGCCGACCTGGTCGGCCGCGGCGTGTGGCTCTATCCGCAGCACGAGGTGCTCAAAGACCTGATCGCCGTGCGCCTGGCGGCGGGTCAGGACATCCGCTTCGGGGTCGCCGCCGACCGGGTCGACGGCGCCGAGAGCGACCGTCCCCGTGTGATGGCGAGGGATGCCGCGGGCCGGGCGATCGAGATCGAGGCGGAGTTCGTGGTGGGCGCCGACGGATCGCGCAGCGTCGCGCGCGCGGCAGTGACCGGCTCCTCTACGGGTGGGTACTTCCGCGAGTATCCGTTCGCGTGGTTCGGCATCCTCACCGAAGCGCCGCCCAGCGCACCGGAGCTCATCTACAGCAACTCGCCGCACGGCTTCGCCCTCATCAGCCAGCGCAGCGCGACGGTGCAGCGGATGTACCTGCAGTGCGACCCGGACCTGGATCCGAATTCGATGAGCGAGCGGCAGATCTGGGACGCGCTGCAGGCCAGCGTGGACGGGCACGATCTTGTGGAGGGTCCGATCTTTCAGCGCGACGTGCTGCGGTTCCGCAGCTTCGTCGCCCATCAGCTGCTGCGCGGGCGCGTGGCCCTGATCGGGGATGCGGCGCACACGGTTCCGCCGACCGGCGCGAAGGGGATGAACCTCGCGGTGGCCGACGTCGTCCTCCTGGACAAGGCGCTGCGGGCGCTGCTGCTCGAGAACGACTCACGACTGCTGGAGGCCTTCCCGGAGAAGGCGCTGGATCGCATCTGGAAGGCCCAGCACTTCTCCTGGTGGATGACGAGCATGCTGCACGTCGCGCCGGATGCCTCCGACTTCGACCGCCTCCGGCAGCTCGGCGAGCTGCGCACCGTCGTGGA from Microbacterium sp. zg-B185 includes:
- a CDS encoding IclR family transcriptional regulator — translated: MANSPSGDSLTERIVRILETFSAERTVQTAAEIGRRAGLPSSTAHRQVDALVAAGLLERDDDARVRLGMRLWELALRGSEALRLRQAAMPFMERVQAAIREHTQLAVLEQDEALFLERLSSPDSGANITRIAGRLPLHASSSGLVLLAFGPTELQERVLAAPLSRVSAETITDAAALRRTLADVRRQGYVIAPGSIEAVSTGVAVPVRDGAGTVLAALSVVLPRDAPTAAALEELRAAAAGIRSALAADRR
- a CDS encoding 3-oxoacid CoA-transferase subunit A, which codes for MIDKTVPDAETAVSGIPDGATIMIGGFGRAGQPVELIDALIASGAGDLTIVNNNAGNGDTGLAALLAARRVRKIICSFPRQHDSWVFDGLYRAGEIELEIVPQGNLAERIRAAGAGIGGFFSPTGVGTELAEGKEARTIDGRAYVLEYPIRADFALVSALKADRWGNLIYRKTARNFGPIMASAATTTIVQVDEVVSLGSLDPEAVVTPGIYVDRVVAVGERLWLDDGAFVGGVDLEGEPIADASADAVNGAER
- a CDS encoding 3-oxoacid CoA-transferase subunit B, whose translation is MSTQITRNELAQRIAADIHEGSYVNLGIGAPTLVANFLPDDQEIILHTENGLLGMGPAPDAAHVDPDLINAGKQAVTALPGAAYFHHADSFAMMRGGHLDVCVLGAFQVSQTGDLANWSTGAPGAIPAVGGAMDLAIGAKAVYVMTDLLTKTGESKLVAECTYPLTGVGCVTRVYTDHAIFDVTADGFAVREAFGENTVASLAELTGLTLAEASAEASQKEN
- a CDS encoding acyl-CoA thioesterase, which encodes MPPSDSALPVTAAAARDDRVTLRFMSEPGDTAAGGRSVAAGSVMEWIDKAGYACAVGWAGTYCVTAYVGNVRHQRPIPPGSIIEVVARLVHTGRTSMHVVVTVSSSDVNVHAYTPATTCILIFVAKGADGTAATVPEWVPTSPSDRRLAAAALERMPARDQIKRLMLDEEYTEAGRAPRTTLRFLVPPEAVNWGGNAHGGTVMRWIDEAAYACAAAWAQDGDGASEAIGVYSGGIHFFAPVRIGDLVVVDARLMYTGEHSMHINVRVSSADPRRPAELSLTTQCMSVFVVPGRSGRALPVRQWTPTSDEDVRIAQHARQIIQLREDIVPIPAALTLEP
- a CDS encoding thiolase family protein, coding for MTSSYVYDAVRTPFGRAGGALAGVRPDDLAAVVMRAIVERTGIDPARIEDVIFGDANQAGEDNRNVARFGALLAGFPSSVTGVTVNRLCASSVEAVIQGSRAIESGDADIILAGGVESMSRAPFVVEKSAKPWPAVGNPTMWNTSIGWRMTNPALRKDWTISNGESAEKVARQVGLTREAQDEFAARSHRLAAAAWAAGIYDGEIVQVPGAELARDEGIRDDSSVEKLAGLKPLFAQDGSGTVTAGNSSPINDGASAVLLAGDGVLPGEPLARIAGRASHGVDPDQFPLAPIEAANKALARAGRTWADVDFVELNEAFASQSLADIQGWPDLDPERVNIHGGALAIGHPLGASGGRIIGHAAHELARRGGGVAVAAICIGVGQGLAVVLER
- a CDS encoding 4-hydroxybenzoate 3-monooxygenase, coding for MTDPVRTRVAIIGAGPAGLLLSHLLADAGIDSIVLDSRSREEIETTIRAGILEQGTVEILDESGASDRVRTVGHRHDGIELRFAGEGHRIDFADLVGRGVWLYPQHEVLKDLIAVRLAAGQDIRFGVAADRVDGAESDRPRVMARDAAGRAIEIEAEFVVGADGSRSVARAAVTGSSTGGYFREYPFAWFGILTEAPPSAPELIYSNSPHGFALISQRSATVQRMYLQCDPDLDPNSMSERQIWDALQASVDGHDLVEGPIFQRDVLRFRSFVAHQLLRGRVALIGDAAHTVPPTGAKGMNLAVADVVLLDKALRALLLENDSRLLEAFPEKALDRIWKAQHFSWWMTSMLHVAPDASDFDRLRQLGELRTVVESESGRRYLAEAYTGWPLAGR